From Raphanus sativus cultivar WK10039 unplaced genomic scaffold, ASM80110v3 Scaffold2309, whole genome shotgun sequence:
TACTTCAGCTACGGATTGCTATTCGCCTTCGGGCAGCTTCGGGATTACACACGCCTGATCTTCGATTGGTGCTCAACCAACAATCTCCACGGTTACGCCCCCATCTGCTTGGCTCACGAGGATTTCTACATCCGTCGTTTGTATCACCGCATTCAGGTCCCATCCAATCTTATATGTAATATTAAGGAATTGAGAattaatgaaaaacaaaaacaaaaacatttaaaaagaaaattgttaagaaaatattgagAATAAATGATTCATTcctaatgtttattttatatgtgtGAAGGATTGTTTTAATCGACCGATATCAAGTGCTCCTGATTCTTGGGTTGATGTTATCGAGAGGTACTCTAATGACAACAACAAGACCCTCAAGTAAGTTGTTTCAAAAAGGTTGTAACTCCCCAAGCATGGTTGTTCACTGAGTCTTTAATAAACCTTTTGGTGTGTGTGGTTGCAGGCGAACAGCAAAGAGCACAAGGTGCCTTAATCTGGGATCTTACAACTATCTTGGTTTTGGTTCTTTCGATGAGTATTGCACCCCTCGTGTTATTGAGTCTTTGAAGAAGTTTTCCCCAAGTACATGTAGCTCTCGCGTTGACGCAGGTTCTGTTTCCAAcaatctctctcttctctgtttgTTGTTGCCTGACATccgtttttttctttgtctgcCAAATCAGGAACCACATCTGTGCACGCAGAGCTTGAAGAATGTGTTGCCAAGTATGTGGGAAAACCTGCTGCTATTGTCACTGGCATGGGCTTCGCTACTAACTCTGTTATCATTCCTGTCTTGATTGGAAAGGTACCTACGTATGCTTGTGATGAAGTAATGAACCCTGGTGGTGTTACTCCCTAGAGACCTATGTTTTAGTAGcatcttttttattattacagGGAGGGTTGATAATAAGCGATTCTTTGAACCATACTTCAATTGTAAACGGTGCTCGTGGTTCAGGAGCCACTATCCGCGTTTTCCAACACAACAGTTAGCATTTTCTTATGCCTTCACTttcctcattttttttttttttttaaaatccaagCCTACCTTCACATTCTCTTGCTGATTACTTCTCAGCACCTGCTCATTTGGAAAGAGTATTGAAAGAACAAATCGCTGAGGGACAACCGAGGACACACAGACCCTGGAAGAAAatcattgttgttgttgaaggTATTTACAGCATGGAAGGGGAGATTTGTCAACTTCCCGAGATTGTCTCCGTATGCAAGAAATATAAGGTGAGGTTAACATATGGTACCACTAATCTTTTGGTTTGTGTGGTGTGTGTAACTTCACTTCTTGTAATATCCTTGTTTTCAGGCATATGTTTACCTGGATGAAGCTCACAGCATTGGAGCAATTGGGAAAACAGGCAGGGGTGTTTGCGAACTTCTCGGTGTTGACACAGCTGATATAGACATAATGATGGGAACTTTTACCAAATCTTTCGGTTCTTGTGGGGGCTATATTGCCGGATCCAAGGTGTTTGCAATTATATACCGTTTTTCCATTTACTTATCTTTTGTTTGCACACTTTCTTATGCACAAAGGAACTAATCCTACACAATAAactatttgatttgttttggcTAGTAGTGCATGCAGTTCATCTCAAAAATCAAACCAAGGGcttaatatcatattttgtgCTTTCAACTTCTGTAGGAACTCATTCAATATTTGAAGTACCATTGCCCTGCTCACCTTTACGCAACTTCAATTTCAACTCCTTCTGCGCAACAGATCATATCTTCCATAAAAGTTATCCTTGGAGAGGACGGTTCAAACAGAGGTATAGTTTCTTTTGGTCTATGAGCTTTATAATATCAAGTTATGTAGtctcaaaattcaaaaatctgGGGGCAGGTGCGCAAAAGTTAGCAAGGATAAGGGAGAACAGCAACTTTTTCAGGGCTGAGTTGCAGAAGATGGGATTTGAGGTTCTTGGAGACAATGATTCCCCAGTGATGCCAATAATGCTTTACAATCCAGCAAAAATCCCTGCCTTCTCTAGGGAATGCTTGCGAGAAAACGTAAATACAGTCTCTtgtcgtttttttttaatttgcttttTACATAAGAAAGACTCACCTCTTCAAAAACTGTGAACAGGTCGCAGTTGTGGTTGTTGGTTTCCCAGCTACACCTCTATTGCTAGCCAGGGCTCGTATTTGCATATCCGCATCTCACTCAAGAGAAGATCTTATCAAAGCTCTAAAGGTAAAACAAAAGATCTTTCTCTGAGTTCACTCGCATGCTCTCTCCTATATCATAGTATAGAAATGTTTGATTCTAACCCCAAattctaccaaaaaaaaaagcataagaAAGGGACTGTGCTTATAGATAGTTCATCCACAAATTGATTATTTTGTACGTTTTAATCCTCTGTGTTATGACAGGTTATAAGCAAAGCAGGTGACCTTACCGGAATCAAATATTTTCCGGCAGCACCaaagaagcaagaagaagagaaagatagaATCAAATTGGATTAAACCCGTAATGCTAAGCAGTTTCCTTACCAAAAAGAGGTTATGATCAGTACTAATTAGCattagtttactatttttttcttcttgcgGTTCTGTTCTTTTGTTGTGTCCCCTCTACTTGTCTTGAAACTTTGTGAtccttcctcttctttttcCATTTGTTTCTTTGGTTTTGTCTGAGTTAATTGTATAGTTTCCTTCTATATAATATTGGTGCTCCAAAATAACAGATGCTATTTGCTGAAATTTATGCTTCTGTTTTTGCTTCACGAAGCTTATATATGGTGTCTAATTCATGGATTAGGACCaaagcatttttttttaaattcgtattattttgttttcctcTTTCAACCtctgaaagaaaaagaaaatatccaTCAAGTCTATATTGTTCATTTACAATTCTTCAGGAAAGATCAAACgcaaaaatatattgttaatgATCAGAAACCGAAATGGAGCGTACAGAATTCAATTATTCCAGTTGGGACAAGAATGATAATGATGTGGGACGTTGTTGGGACAAGTGGTAGGTAAGCTAGCTACATCTTGGTCCTCATTTCATAATGTCTTGAGAGTGACGCTACTTGTCGTGAATTTTGTGATTTATTCAGACTTAATGGTTTAGGATCTTCAAAAAGCAGAGAAGAGGAAACCCCTAAAAGAACCTTTCTTGATCGTGACtctatttttgtttcaaaaccaAAACATCATTATTTATGCGTCTGCTTTTGTTCCACGGAAACTAGGTGTCCAATTCGAGACTTAAACCCTACGACGAGGTTTTAGTTCAGAGGCAGAATCTACAAACtaaaagaattatttttattaattaaatttcaatacAAACTTTGAGGAAATAgtacttcctccgtttcaaattatttgtcgttctagagaattttttttgtttcaaaataagtgtcgttttcggttttcaatgcaaaatttattgataatattttctattctatttttgtattggttgatatatagTTAGGTGtgttggtaatagtgtttttattttgaaaatatataaaattaaatgttttcttaatctgtgtgcataaagttagaacgacaagtaatatgaaacggagggagtatcaaTTAACCCAAGCTCATGTTCCCCCAACCCCACTAACTGATGGCGTTTGTAATAGACATTGTTACTAAATTAGAATTAAAAACAACCAGTCCTATATTTTTGCTACTGAACACAtcattattttcttagtatTGGAACTTCTATTGCAAATCAGTTCTTAGTGTTGTATACCTACCACAAGACGTGGTAGAACAGTTGggttttttttgacaaagggcTTTAGAACAGTTGGTTTAAGTGTAAGTATTGGTGCTGTTATGATATTGGTTCCAAATCCGGTGGAAAAAGTGTGTCAGCACAGGCTAATTCTATACCAAATGAGAGATTActgtaaaaaaaatgttgtacACCTATTCGATAGAGAGTTCTTTTCATCAAGAACATCCACGGACCACGGAGGTACATTGTTTAAAAGAAAGAGGGACCTCAAAGAGTTAAATCCTCTGTCTCTAAATCTCACTCTCATTACATCTTCATCTCCAAAACCATACAGCATTTAGTTGATCTCTTTAATGGAAAGATCTCTTCATCAAACATAAATAGTGGAATAGGCAAGAGTTTTCGAAAACCTAACATTGTATTCTTCTGTCTAGAAACTCCAGAGAGGATGTACTTTACTACTATTTCAACATATGTGAGCTGCTGCTTGATCAGCGGCTTTGGCCATCTACGTGATTTTTTCAGTCGCATCCTCCTTTTGCCATTCACCAACGACAATCTCCAGGTCTCTCATTTCCTAAGTTTACTCTGAATAATCCTTTTTCGCCCTTTGAATATATAATCCTTTTTccattagttttattatattgtatgtATCTTGATTTTCACTTTGGGTATAGGGTTATGCGCCAATCTGCTTGGAATACGAGGATTTCTACATGAGACGAGCGTATCATCGGGTTCAGGTCATTCTCTTaacaataaactaaataaacCATTTTTCTACAAGGTCCATgtgttaattgtttttttttttcatttggtaGTTGGTATAGATAGACCAATCCAAACCCCATACTGATCTTCCAAAcataaaaaatgaataaactttgtagttttgttcatttttagcattgaataataaatatgaatttttttatttcttattttattagtattttttttttgataattcatcCACTTATGAAGACcatttttcaaatattaaaataatcaacTAAAagcttaaaaagaaaaaaactaaaagctaGTACATTGTGATACCTACTTTTTATTTCTTCGTCTGCATGaaggactgttttttttttctttttgtaaccaTGAAGGACTGTTTTGCCCGTCCAATAGCGAGTgcaccagatgcatgggttgatGTGCTCGAGATAAACTGGAAATATCAGGAAAAGGTGCTAGAGTGAGTGTGATTTCTTCTGAAAAGTTATATCTTCCACGCTTACATTGAGAAAATAGTACGAAACCAAATGAAAAAGCGAATTCAAATGAAAACGACATATtcgttataaatattttaatttaaaaccaAATTGTAGTAATAAGTGAGCtcatttgtttataaattatttaaagatcATATAACATAGGTGACTAAACCTTTGGTTGCAATGCAGTCGAACAACAAAGAGCAGAAGGTGCCTTAATTTGGGATCTTACAATTATCTTGGATTTGGTTCATTCGATGAATATTGCACGCCTCGTGTTATTGAGTCCTTAAAGAAATTTTCAGCAAGTACATGTAGTTCTCGTGTTGATGCAGGTACAACGTTACCACCTATAATTTTAAGtgtttgtcttcttcttttgatcAAATTATGTATCTATGTTTCCTCTGGCTTACGTGTGGTTTGTTTATGGCGTAAAGGAACTACTAGTGTGCATGTAGAGCTTGAGGAATGTGTAGCTAAATATGTGGGAAAACATTCTGCTATTGTCTTTGGCATGGGATACGCCACAAACTCGTTTATTATACCTGTTTTGATTGGAAAGGTACGCGTATGTATACACATCCAGACTCATGACTTTGGACTTAGATTATAAATACATGCTAATATATATGTTGGTATATGACCCAGTTCACAGTTCTGTATGTTGTATATTTTTAGCAAAAACCATTAAATCTTTGAGTAGCTATTTAGTGATTTATATTCCACTTGATACAGGGAGGATTGATAATAAGTGATTCTTTGAACCATAGTTCGATTATTAATGGTGCTCGAGGTTCTGGAGCCAATATTCGCATTTTCCAACATAACAGTAAGCTTTTTTAGTGCCTCAAATTTCAGTATTAATCATATTCAATTGGATGGCTCTCTTTTATAATGTAGCACAGATAATATCTTTCGTTttagaaacaaaatactaaataatgtTTTCGTTATTTTTACTCGTTGTAAATTTTTTTGCTTGGGTTTCTATTTTTGATTGAGTGATGTTTATTTGTGTCTAGatcttaaattataaacttaatttCAGGAGATGTACGTTTGTCCCTCTAAATATTCTTATTTGGATAGAGATGAGAATCAGGGTCTTTGTGTTAAAAAcgtaaatatattcaaatgGTTCATTTGATGAGATCCGTAATTTTGAAAACCAGTTGGCTAAACCAAATTGAATGATCTGGATGGAGAGTTCAGTTGAAGATATAAACTACCTTCACCCTACACTGCTTATTTTGCAGCACCTTCTCACTTGGAAAAAATACTGAGAGAAGAAATAGCCAAAAGACAAACCAAAACACACAAACCCTGGACGAAAATCATCGTCATCGTTGAAGGTATTTACAGTATGGAAGGGGAGATTTGCAAGCTGCCCGAGATTGTGTCGATATGCAAGAAGTACAAGGTTGAGAGAACTGAAACTAAATTATCATTCACATGCAATATCAAAGTCttctaaaaaaacaatttggttgtctaatatatatatgtataaagattaaaagttttaattttatatatataggcaTATGTTTATTTGGATGAAGCTCATAGCATTGGAGCCATAGGAGGTACAGGAAGAGGTGTTTGTGAACTTCTTGGAGTTGATACGGCTGATGTGGACATAATGATGGGAACCTTCAGTAAATCTTTTGGGTCTTGTGGTGGATATATTGCCGGCTCTAAGGTCTTTAAGCAAACTTATGAAAATTTACTTCTTTATATCAAATCTTGTCAAAAATAAACTTGTACACATgcatgatgatttttttttttttgaaacaatgtACACATGATGAtcataagaagaaaaagaagtcaTAGATGAGGACTTTTGaagtttcattttcttttgtttttgtaggaGCTCATCCAATATTTGAAGCACCATTGCCCGTCTCATCTTTACGCAACATCAATTTCAACTCCTTCCGCGCAACAAATCATATCGGCCATACAAGTCATCCTTGGAGACGACGGTTCCAACAGAGGTATCTCTAGAGTctcttatcatttttttctttcatgttTGCCTAAGCTCCATTTTCAACTAGAGCAATTATAGTGTCTCAAACCCGAAAACTTGTTTAAAGGGGCACAAAAGCTAGCAAGAATACGAGAGAATAGCAATTATTTTCGGACTGAGCTAAGGAATATGGGATTCAAGGTACTTGGAGACGAGGATTCTCCAGTCATGCCAATAATGCTTTACAATCCAGCTAAAATCCCAGCCTTCTCTAGGGAATGCTTGCGAGAAAATGTAagtttcttattatttttttgcttccACATATATAAGAGAGAGAGCAaactattaagaaaatatgaaaGCCTATGAACAGGTTGCAATCGCCGTGGTCGGTTTCCCGGCTACACCTCTAATGCTAGGAAGGGCTCGTATTTGCATATCCGCATCTCATTCGAAACCAGATCTTATTAAAGCCTTAGAGGTAAACATCTTGCATTCCAAGCCCCAGAGGTTGATGTGTTATAGATCCAAACTCTAATAAACATTCTTTGCATATGATGTATGACAGGTTATAAGCAAAGTAGGTGACCTTACCGGAATCAAATATTTTCCTGCAGCGCCAGAGAAGCAAGAAAAAAATGGCATCAAATTAGTTTAGACATTTGAAACCTTAAGGCTGCTTTAATGTGtgtaataataatattcatGAACAAAGAACCGGTCTGGTTCGATCTGGTTTCATATTGTTAGCAAAATTGCAGCCTCCACGAAATTAATCCAACTGGTTTCATATGGTTTCAATTCTCAAGAACAACTGGTAAGCATTTGTAAATAGGGTTTGCTGGTGGTAACTGATGACAACAAAAATCCCCCACTAAACCAACTATTCAAAGTTCAAACCCATCCCCAAAGAGAAAGCATGTGGTTATCTTCTGTAGTTCCtttaatcttttaaaacaaaacagtgATACAATTAGACCTTTTTGATTCTTTGTTCCTCCATAATTTCACAACCAACCGAAAGACAAAATATTAAGATTCAAATTCTATTTCCACAATAAAACCTGACCTTATCATATCAATGCGTCTCCTGTTTCTACCTCCCAAAAGAGAAACTGTGTGAACAAAAAGAATCTAATTTTACCTGCTCCTGTTTCTACATATTGAGATAAGCTAAATGCTAATCAAAAAGCAAAGCTAAGACTGAAAACGTTCAGTTTCATCTCCTTCAAACTCCTATTGCAGGTTCCCTTATCATCAAGACCATCCATAGAAACAGCTAAAGTGAAGTAAAGAGAGATATCAAAACAGTAATCTTACttcaaactcttcttctttttgccACTTCTACCTCCATTCATGGTTTCAGACATTGCAAGCTTACATTGCCATGGCTGACTTGACTACCTCACCAACCTAAACAACAACcattttcctctctctctccccatCAATCatgagaagtctctaccaagctTCTGGATGGCAGAAAACATCTTCCTCCTAGACCCAACAGCGTTAATCCCCATATCTTTCAAATCATCCAACGTCAACAAGGGCAAAACCTCATCATCAACCTCATGTATCTCAAACATTGGCCAATATCTCCCTAACCCTAACTCTTCCAACCAAATCTTCACcccttctcttcctcctcctcctccctccATAGACAACTCAAACTCCCTGTTCCCACTACTATTGCCATCTCTAACTAAAGACTCTTCTTTTAATGGACTCTCCGAGTCTTCTCTACTGAAATCcctaaactcacctcctgattcgTCGCCATTTCTCGATACCCAATTGGATCGTACCCGCTTCGCCGCTGACCCGACCCGTTTCTTGACCCGCCAGCTCCCGCCACCGAAAGGATCCACATTTCCCACTCTCTCGTCATCATCGAGGGCTCCGAGATTCTCGTACCCAGAACTCAAATTCGTTAAAGCCCGAGTCTTCGTCGACGGTTTGATCGTATCTTTCTTGTTCCACTTGGGTTTCCTCCCCTGGGAATCGAGGTGGTGATGCTCGCCGCCGATTTCGCCTAATCGAACGCTCGGTCTCCTGGACCGTTTCGATCCGGCGGCGGCGGTAACCTCCGCTGAGGTTGACGTAAGCGAAAGGGGAACGCCTCCGTTGTCGATACCTGGTGGCGGTTCCGTCATTTGTGGAAAAGATTGAGAGGTTTCTTGTTTCGCTTTTTCAGGTATACATGTGGTTGTGCGAGTGTGGAGCTACAGCCAGCAGCTACTGGAGAGAGAATTGAAAAGTCaactctttttgtttgtttgtttgtttaggttttagtcaaaagaagagagagggaAGACAAGAGATGTTCACTTTCGGACACGTTTATGGTCGTGTACAAACTAACAGTTCATTGTCAAAAGCCACTTTAAGTTCTGTCAGTTCCATTTTAACACAAAATCTAATGAATACGAATATATGTTCTGATATTAAAACCCGTACAAATTTTCGATTATCAATATTTACTGTCTTTTTCAAATTAACACAAATATTAAATGCAATCAGGAAAACAAAGAACATTGAACACGTGTTTATGTACTAAAATTAGACATGGTGCAATAAAATCTCTAGTTTCCAAGTTCTATCGCACGTTTGCCTATTATCTCCGGTGAAGAAAATCTCGATAAACAGGATAACAAAATAATCAATCCCTAACCTTGATGGTCTTGAACTCTATATATAGCAGCGGTTGgatttgattttgaatataTCGACATCCTGTTTTGTGCTTTAGTATATATGGTGGAAAAAACGGTTTCTACATAAGCAGTTTCTTTAGTCAGCTGGTGTAATGCAGAGCTGACTATGTCCTGGACTGTGCTCCAACGGGTACATGGTCGTGCTTCTCACAAATTTCTGATGTTCCCTCGCGGGTTTTCTTAGATGTGAGACGACCACTGGACTCTTGTTTTTGCTTCTCTTCTTTACTATCGAGCATGAAGCTAATGGGTCTGCAGATCCTGCTCCAACTCTCCTGCACGTTGATGATTTTTTCTTAGAGAgatgataacttttttttgagacgcaaaaaaaaaaagacgatgAAATTGATTACCGTAAAAGCTTCTCTGCTGCAATTCGTGCAGATGTAATTGTTTTGCGGCTTGGCAGCCATTTCACGACTCGGTTTGGATCAGCTCTCATGGGCGAGTGTATTTTAATGAgctaaaaaaaagaagagaatcaaCTCAAAACCAACTTGAAACAACAACTTGTattgagaaagaagaaagaCAAGGAATCAGAGACTTACACCCAAGCATTCCATCATTTGGTAGTAAGCTCTACCATGCAGAGGAGTATGTCCTTGTCGGGATTCTGAAAAATATCGAGTCCTGAGAGAATATAACAAGAGATTACTTTCAAACACAAACGTTGGTTAATAAGCTGAATCACAAGTCGAGAGAGCCTTCATACCACTCCTTATAACCTGGGTCCACGGTGAAACCATACATATCTACTGAATCACAAGTCGAGAGAGCAAATTCAAGAGCCTTGAGCCCAGTTCCTTTGGCTGCTGAGCCAAATGAGGCACCGAGCATTAAGTACACCGGATTTTTTATTGGAACTTCCtgcagagaaagaaaaaaaaatcctcaaatgagtttcaaagaTAAGGAAAAGCTTTCAGATATTAAAAACAAAGAGTTAAAGAGACAAAAGTGCGATGTACAAACCCGAATCATCTTGTTCATAATGTCATGAATTGTTGTTTTTACTAGTAGTACCTCTTGCCTTTTTTCTGCATAGTTTCAGAGGATCAGAGAAACAATGGCGATAACCATGAAGGAAGGGAGAACCAGAAAACAGTTATACAGTACCATCCAACTCCACGACTTTGTCAAGGGCTTTTGCTGACCCTCGATTAAGAAGACGGAATGTACTTTTCTCTCCCACATATTCCTTGTAGTTCTGCAAGAAGATATTCCAGAacaaaaaagaatgaaaaaagaTAAGTGAGAGAACAGAGGGGAATAAAAGAATTTGAAGTTAGATTAAAAAAACTCATCATTAACCTGAATGGGAGCACCATTTTCTCTAATAACCACATCGTAAGTATCAATCTCTTTTCCGAAATTTGTTTTCAAAAGATCACCCGAGTTGCCAATAACAGCACATCGCTCAAACTGCCGGGGAAAATATGGAGGTGTTTCAGGTAGCACCAATGAAAGCTTCTCGATGCATAGAGACCTATTCTGGCACCGATTACTGCACCACCAGAATGCGAGTTTCATTAAGaccagaaaaagaagaagacagcacaccattttaaaaaatatgtttacacACTACTTTATATACTGTGACTGAGACCCATCAACTTTTAACAAGTTCTGAGGTGTTGTCTATGAAACCGGATCATAGTATTAACCAATTATATCATGAACTTCATCCCTCTTCTAATGCCAGTCAATACTTACAGTTGTATTCCTTTATTGATTCTGCGCCATGCATAATCCTCCCATCCATTTGGTAAGGCATCAATGTATTCTCTAGTGAGTATCGTAGAACTGTTCCTGACCTGGTCAACCAACTCGCTAATTAGCCCATTACTgtattatatgaactgaaagcTTACATACAACTTCAAGAAATACAACACCCACTTGTTCCCAAGTTGCTACTGCTTCACACAAGTCAAACTCATAAGACAGTCCTTCAAGCTCTCCAGACTTAGGATCTTTCTGTTAAATTTTTATACATAATCCAAggtaaaaaaatacaaatattcaaTAATACTAAAAGTAGTCAGACCGAGATCAATAAATAGTCGGGAAAAGAGCATTCACCCATTTGGGAATAGTATCGGTGGGGAAGTTGATTGAGACTTTACAATAATCTCTACCCGTAGCAGCTTGTAGTCCCAAGCCATTTGCACTCTACATCATTCCAA
This genomic window contains:
- the LOC130505480 gene encoding long chain base biosynthesis protein 2b-like isoform X1; its protein translation is MLLFLLHEAYIWCLIHGLGPKHFFLNSYYFVFLFQPLKEKENIHQVYIVHLQFFRKDQTQKYIVNDQKPKWSVQNSIIPVGTRMIMMWDVVGTSETPERMYFTTISTYVSCCLISGFGHLRDFFSRILLLPFTNDNLQGYAPICLEYEDFYMRRAYHRVQDCFARPIASAPDAWVDVLEINWKYQEKVLDRTTKSRRCLNLGSYNYLGFGSFDEYCTPRVIESLKKFSASTCSSRVDAGTTSVHVELEECVAKYVGKHSAIVFGMGYATNSFIIPVLIGKGGLIISDSLNHSSIINGARGSGANIRIFQHNTPSHLEKILREEIAKRQTKTHKPWTKIIVIVEGIYSMEGEICKLPEIVSICKKYKAYVYLDEAHSIGAIGGTGRGVCELLGVDTADVDIMMGTFSKSFGSCGGYIAGSKELIQYLKHHCPSHLYATSISTPSAQQIISAIQVILGDDGSNRGAQKLARIRENSNYFRTELRNMGFKVLGDEDSPVMPIMLYNPAKIPAFSRECLRENVAIAVVGFPATPLMLGRARICISASHSKPDLIKALEVISKVGDLTGIKYFPAAPEKQEKNGIKLV
- the LOC108862722 gene encoding uncharacterized protein LOC108862722; the protein is MTEPPPGIDNGGVPLSLTSTSAEVTAAAGSKRSRRPSVRLGEIGGEHHHLDSQGRKPKWNKKDTIKPSTKTRALTNLSSGYENLGALDDDERVGNVDPFGGGSWRVKKRVGSAAKRVRSNWVSRNGDESGGEFRDFSREDSESPLKEESLVRDGNSSGNREFELSMEGGGGGREGVKIWLEELGLGRYWPMFEIHEVDDEVLPLLTLDDLKDMGINAVGSRRKMFSAIQKLGRDFS
- the LOC130505481 gene encoding long chain base biosynthesis protein 2b-like, which codes for MITIPYLTAVSTYFSYGLLFAFGQLRDYTRLIFDWCSTNNLHGYAPICLAHEDFYIRRLYHRIQDCFNRPISSAPDSWVDVIERYSNDNNKTLKRTAKSTRCLNLGSYNYLGFGSFDEYCTPRVIESLKKFSPSTCSSRVDAGTTSVHAELEECVAKYVGKPAAIVTGMGFATNSVIIPVLIGKGGLIISDSLNHTSIVNGARGSGATIRVFQHNTPAHLERVLKEQIAEGQPRTHRPWKKIIVVVEGIYSMEGEICQLPEIVSVCKKYKAYVYLDEAHSIGAIGKTGRGVCELLGVDTADIDIMMGTFTKSFGSCGGYIAGSKELIQYLKYHCPAHLYATSISTPSAQQIISSIKVILGEDGSNRGAQKLARIRENSNFFRAELQKMGFEVLGDNDSPVMPIMLYNPAKIPAFSRECLRENVAVVVVGFPATPLLLARARICISASHSREDLIKALKVISKAGDLTGIKYFPAAPKKQEEEKDRIKLD
- the LOC130505480 gene encoding long chain base biosynthesis protein 2b-like isoform X5, whose amino-acid sequence is MGYATNSFIIPVLIGKGGLIISDSLNHSSIINGARGSGANIRIFQHNTPSHLEKILREEIAKRQTKTHKPWTKIIVIVEGIYSMEGEICKLPEIVSICKKYKAYVYLDEAHSIGAIGGTGRGVCELLGVDTADVDIMMGTFSKSFGSCGGYIAGSKELIQYLKHHCPSHLYATSISTPSAQQIISAIQVILGDDGSNRGAQKLARIRENSNYFRTELRNMGFKVLGDEDSPVMPIMLYNPAKIPAFSRECLRENVAIAVVGFPATPLMLGRARICISASHSKPDLIKALEVISKVGDLTGIKYFPAAPEKQEKNGIKLV
- the LOC130505480 gene encoding long chain base biosynthesis protein 2b-like isoform X3, with product MLYTYSIESSFHQEHPRTTEVHCLKERGTSKKRMYFTTISTYVSCCLISGFGHLRDFFSRILLLPFTNDNLQGYAPICLEYEDFYMRRAYHRVQDCFARPIASAPDAWVDVLEINWKYQEKVLDRTTKSRRCLNLGSYNYLGFGSFDEYCTPRVIESLKKFSASTCSSRVDAGTTSVHVELEECVAKYVGKHSAIVFGMGYATNSFIIPVLIGKGGLIISDSLNHSSIINGARGSGANIRIFQHNTPSHLEKILREEIAKRQTKTHKPWTKIIVIVEGIYSMEGEICKLPEIVSICKKYKAYVYLDEAHSIGAIGGTGRGVCELLGVDTADVDIMMGTFSKSFGSCGGYIAGSKELIQYLKHHCPSHLYATSISTPSAQQIISAIQVILGDDGSNRGAQKLARIRENSNYFRTELRNMGFKVLGDEDSPVMPIMLYNPAKIPAFSRECLRENVAIAVVGFPATPLMLGRARICISASHSKPDLIKALEVISKVGDLTGIKYFPAAPEKQEKNGIKLV
- the LOC130505480 gene encoding long chain base biosynthesis protein 2b-like isoform X2 — its product is MLYTYSIESSFHQEHPRTTEVHCLKERGTSKKTPERMYFTTISTYVSCCLISGFGHLRDFFSRILLLPFTNDNLQGYAPICLEYEDFYMRRAYHRVQDCFARPIASAPDAWVDVLEINWKYQEKVLDRTTKSRRCLNLGSYNYLGFGSFDEYCTPRVIESLKKFSASTCSSRVDAGTTSVHVELEECVAKYVGKHSAIVFGMGYATNSFIIPVLIGKGGLIISDSLNHSSIINGARGSGANIRIFQHNTPSHLEKILREEIAKRQTKTHKPWTKIIVIVEGIYSMEGEICKLPEIVSICKKYKAYVYLDEAHSIGAIGGTGRGVCELLGVDTADVDIMMGTFSKSFGSCGGYIAGSKELIQYLKHHCPSHLYATSISTPSAQQIISAIQVILGDDGSNRGAQKLARIRENSNYFRTELRNMGFKVLGDEDSPVMPIMLYNPAKIPAFSRECLRENVAIAVVGFPATPLMLGRARICISASHSKPDLIKALEVISKVGDLTGIKYFPAAPEKQEKNGIKLV
- the LOC130505480 gene encoding long chain base biosynthesis protein 2b-like isoform X4 is translated as MYFTTISTYVSCCLISGFGHLRDFFSRILLLPFTNDNLQGYAPICLEYEDFYMRRAYHRVQDCFARPIASAPDAWVDVLEINWKYQEKVLDRTTKSRRCLNLGSYNYLGFGSFDEYCTPRVIESLKKFSASTCSSRVDAGTTSVHVELEECVAKYVGKHSAIVFGMGYATNSFIIPVLIGKGGLIISDSLNHSSIINGARGSGANIRIFQHNTPSHLEKILREEIAKRQTKTHKPWTKIIVIVEGIYSMEGEICKLPEIVSICKKYKAYVYLDEAHSIGAIGGTGRGVCELLGVDTADVDIMMGTFSKSFGSCGGYIAGSKELIQYLKHHCPSHLYATSISTPSAQQIISAIQVILGDDGSNRGAQKLARIRENSNYFRTELRNMGFKVLGDEDSPVMPIMLYNPAKIPAFSRECLRENVAIAVVGFPATPLMLGRARICISASHSKPDLIKALEVISKVGDLTGIKYFPAAPEKQEKNGIKLV